From Curtobacterium sp. SGAir0471, the proteins below share one genomic window:
- the purQ gene encoding phosphoribosylformylglycinamidine synthase subunit PurQ, producing MRIGVITFPGSLDDRDAQRAVRLAGADPVALWHGDHDLQGVDAIVLPGGFSYGDYLRAGAIAAKAPIMAEVIDAAGKGMPVLGICNGFQMLAEARLVPGAHTRNAHQQFIRRDQKLRVETTGTAWTSGFSAGQEITIPLKNADGRFVADADEIKRIEDNGQVVFRYVGVNPNGSIDDIAGVSNERGNVVGLMPHPEHATEPGFGPDTPAAMASGTDGLTFFTSVIESTLVK from the coding sequence ATGCGCATCGGCGTCATCACGTTCCCGGGCTCGCTCGACGACCGCGACGCCCAGCGTGCGGTCCGCCTGGCCGGAGCCGACCCCGTCGCACTCTGGCACGGCGACCACGACCTGCAGGGGGTCGACGCGATCGTGCTCCCCGGCGGGTTCTCGTACGGCGACTACCTGCGTGCCGGCGCCATCGCGGCGAAGGCCCCGATCATGGCCGAGGTCATCGACGCCGCCGGCAAGGGCATGCCCGTGCTCGGCATCTGCAACGGCTTCCAGATGCTCGCCGAAGCGCGGCTCGTGCCCGGCGCGCACACCCGCAACGCGCACCAGCAGTTCATCCGGCGTGACCAGAAGCTGCGGGTCGAGACCACCGGCACGGCGTGGACCTCCGGGTTCAGCGCCGGGCAGGAGATCACGATCCCGCTGAAGAACGCGGACGGCCGGTTCGTCGCCGACGCCGACGAGATCAAGCGCATCGAGGACAACGGCCAGGTCGTGTTCCGCTACGTCGGCGTGAACCCGAACGGGTCGATCGACGACATCGCCGGCGTCTCGAACGAGCGCGGCAACGTCGTCGGGCTCATGCCGCACCCCGAGCACGCGACGGAGCCCGGGTTCGGCCCGGACACCCCCGCGGCGATGGCCTCCGGCACGGACGGCCTCACCTTCTTCACCTCCGTGATCGAGTCGACGCTCGTCAAGTGA
- the purS gene encoding phosphoribosylformylglycinamidine synthase subunit PurS: MPTIVVEVMPKAEILDPQGKAVGNALARLGKADLTDVRIGKRFEIAVDGPVDDAKLAEVRDIAADVFSNAVIEDVVSVTVQDA; the protein is encoded by the coding sequence GTGCCAACCATCGTCGTCGAGGTCATGCCCAAGGCAGAGATCCTCGACCCCCAGGGCAAGGCGGTGGGCAACGCCCTCGCCCGTCTCGGCAAGGCCGACCTGACCGACGTCCGCATCGGCAAGCGCTTCGAGATCGCCGTCGACGGCCCGGTCGACGACGCGAAGCTGGCCGAGGTCCGCGACATCGCGGCCGACGTCTTCTCGAACGCCGTGATCGAGGACGTCGTCTCCGTCACCGTGCAGGACGCGTGA
- a CDS encoding PadR family transcriptional regulator, protein MASLTPLAFAALGLLAEAPMHPYEMFQTMLHRHEDQNVKVRPSTLYHQIGRLVDLGYAEALGTAREGNRPERTTYAITDHGRAELDAGLRRMIAEPADEYPEFQLAVSHVDNLTATDAVTALRARADALRAERAGYDEAATGLQAKQLAERYWLDVSYVRGMLTAQIEWLTATADRIASGDIPWDGPAVPDPAPQKDQDTTR, encoded by the coding sequence ATGGCGTCGCTCACGCCCCTCGCGTTCGCCGCGCTCGGCCTGCTCGCCGAGGCGCCGATGCACCCGTACGAGATGTTCCAGACGATGCTCCACCGGCACGAGGACCAGAACGTCAAGGTCCGGCCGAGCACGCTGTACCACCAGATCGGACGACTCGTGGACCTCGGGTACGCCGAGGCCCTCGGGACCGCGCGCGAGGGCAACCGTCCCGAGCGCACCACCTACGCCATCACCGACCACGGCCGTGCGGAGCTCGACGCCGGGCTCCGCCGCATGATCGCCGAGCCCGCCGACGAGTACCCCGAGTTCCAGCTCGCGGTCTCCCACGTCGACAACCTGACCGCGACCGACGCGGTGACCGCGTTGCGCGCCCGCGCCGACGCGCTCCGTGCGGAACGCGCGGGGTACGACGAGGCCGCCACGGGCCTCCAGGCCAAGCAGCTCGCCGAGCGCTACTGGCTCGACGTGTCGTACGTCCGTGGCATGCTCACCGCGCAGATCGAGTGGCTGACCGCCACCGCCGACCGGATCGCGAGCGGCGACATCCCCTGGGACGGCCCCGCCGTCCCCGACCCAGCACCACAGAAGGACCAGGACACCACTCGATGA
- a CDS encoding DHA2 family efflux MFS transporter permease subunit, with protein sequence MTSTTSADLQHGKKPWPALWALVVGFFMILVDSTIVSVATPTIAQALDADINAVIWVTSAYLLAYAVPLLITGRLGDRFGPKVLYQTGLVVFTLASLWCGLAGSIEVLIVARVVQGLGAAMMTPQTMAVITRIFPPQNRGAAMGLWGAVAGVASLVGPIVGGLLVDGFGWEWIFFVNVPVGVVAFVLAQRFVPRFERHGHRFDYLGIVLSAVGMFLLVFGIQEGETYDWGTITGPISVWSLIITGIVVLAAFVVWQGVQKGEPLLPLGLFKDRNFTLANIAITAVGVAISSFALPIMLWAQDVLRFSPTQAALLLVPQAVLSAALAPLVGKNLNKWNPRWVGSFGLACFSGGLFWFGALLWSGAGWGWTLLPSALLGLANACMWGPLSVSATRNLPPALAGAGSGVYNTTRQIGAVLGSAGIAALIEARITANFPSGAGTGSGGGAEQQVGALPEFLQQPFATSMGQSLVLPAVVLVAAIVAALFLAKPKQTTAWKQTGAVETQPDAAEPEAAAR encoded by the coding sequence ATGACCTCCACCACGTCCGCCGACCTGCAGCACGGGAAGAAGCCGTGGCCCGCGCTCTGGGCACTCGTCGTCGGCTTCTTCATGATCCTCGTCGACTCGACCATCGTGTCGGTCGCGACACCCACGATCGCGCAGGCGCTCGACGCCGACATCAACGCCGTGATCTGGGTCACCAGCGCGTACCTGCTCGCCTACGCGGTGCCGCTGCTCATCACCGGACGCCTCGGTGACCGCTTCGGCCCGAAGGTGCTGTACCAGACGGGTCTCGTGGTGTTCACCCTCGCGAGCCTGTGGTGCGGCCTGGCCGGGTCGATCGAGGTGCTCATCGTCGCCCGCGTCGTGCAGGGCCTCGGTGCCGCGATGATGACCCCGCAGACGATGGCGGTCATCACGCGCATCTTCCCGCCGCAGAACCGCGGCGCTGCGATGGGTCTCTGGGGTGCCGTCGCCGGTGTCGCCTCGCTCGTCGGGCCGATCGTCGGCGGGCTGCTCGTCGACGGCTTCGGCTGGGAGTGGATCTTCTTCGTGAACGTCCCCGTCGGTGTCGTCGCGTTCGTGCTCGCGCAGCGCTTCGTCCCCCGCTTCGAGCGGCACGGACACCGCTTCGACTACCTCGGCATCGTGCTCAGCGCCGTCGGCATGTTCCTGCTCGTGTTCGGCATCCAGGAGGGCGAGACCTACGACTGGGGCACCATCACGGGCCCGATCTCGGTGTGGTCGCTGATCATCACCGGCATCGTCGTGCTCGCCGCGTTCGTCGTCTGGCAGGGCGTGCAGAAGGGCGAGCCGCTGCTGCCGCTCGGCCTGTTCAAGGACCGCAACTTCACGCTCGCCAACATCGCCATCACGGCGGTCGGCGTGGCGATCTCCTCCTTCGCGCTGCCGATCATGCTCTGGGCGCAGGACGTCCTGCGCTTCTCGCCGACACAGGCCGCGCTGCTGCTCGTGCCGCAGGCCGTCCTGTCCGCCGCGCTCGCACCGCTCGTGGGCAAGAACCTCAACAAGTGGAACCCGCGCTGGGTCGGCTCGTTCGGCCTGGCGTGCTTCTCCGGCGGGCTGTTCTGGTTCGGCGCCCTGCTCTGGTCGGGCGCCGGCTGGGGCTGGACCCTGTTGCCGAGTGCACTGCTCGGGCTCGCGAACGCCTGCATGTGGGGTCCGCTCTCGGTGTCGGCGACGCGCAACCTGCCGCCGGCGCTCGCGGGTGCCGGGTCGGGCGTCTACAACACCACGCGGCAGATCGGTGCGGTGCTCGGCTCCGCCGGCATCGCGGCGCTGATCGAGGCGCGCATCACGGCGAACTTCCCCTCCGGTGCGGGCACGGGTTCGGGCGGCGGCGCTGAGCAGCAGGTCGGGGCACTGCCCGAGTTCCTGCAGCAGCCGTTCGCCACGTCGATGGGGCAGTCGCTCGTGCTGCCGGCCGTGGTGCTCGTGGCGGCCATCGTCGCGGCGCTGTTCCTGGCGAAGCCGAAGCAGACGACGGCGTGGAAGCAGACCGGCGCGGTCGAGACGCAGCCCGACGCTGCGGAGCCGGAGGCCGCGGCGCGCTGA
- a CDS encoding cytochrome c oxidase assembly protein — protein sequence MTEPGDPVRPARSAGPARPARLVSWRLPTPEPAEFWSTWHVDPLAAVLLAVAVVTYGCWLVGARRRGARWSAWRSLSFLVALVLFAVLQFGVVGRYDQELRWAFTLRLALLFFAVPTFAALAAPVSLLRLGGPARWSAAADRVMHSRPVRVLGNAIVAPVVGLVLFAVLLTPLAAGIRESGVWAALITVFVPALGFTVLGPLSEPGVLRSSTFVTVEFLLAFVELLLDAVPGIVLRVSNHVLDGSLVHAVGQPWFPSPLRDQHLAGDLLWFIAEVADVPVLVMLFVRWQRTDRREARSVDALSDEEMAELTRAHLQRRG from the coding sequence ATGACGGAGCCGGGCGATCCCGTCCGGCCGGCCCGTTCCGCTGGTCCGGCTCGTCCGGCCCGTCTCGTCTCCTGGAGGCTCCCCACGCCCGAACCCGCCGAGTTCTGGAGCACCTGGCACGTCGATCCCCTGGCGGCGGTGCTGCTGGCGGTCGCCGTGGTGACCTACGGCTGCTGGCTCGTCGGGGCCCGACGCCGAGGGGCCCGGTGGTCCGCCTGGCGCTCCCTGTCGTTCCTGGTCGCGCTGGTGCTCTTCGCCGTGCTGCAGTTCGGCGTCGTCGGCCGGTACGACCAGGAACTCCGCTGGGCCTTCACGCTCCGGCTCGCACTGCTCTTCTTCGCGGTCCCGACCTTCGCCGCCCTGGCCGCTCCGGTGTCGCTGCTCCGGCTCGGCGGTCCGGCGCGGTGGTCCGCCGCTGCCGACCGGGTGATGCACTCGCGTCCGGTCCGGGTGCTCGGCAACGCGATCGTCGCCCCCGTCGTCGGACTCGTGCTGTTCGCGGTCCTGCTCACCCCGCTCGCCGCGGGCATCCGCGAGTCGGGCGTCTGGGCAGCGCTCATCACGGTGTTCGTCCCGGCGCTCGGGTTCACCGTGCTCGGGCCGCTGTCCGAACCCGGGGTGCTGCGGAGTTCGACCTTCGTGACGGTCGAGTTCCTGCTCGCCTTCGTGGAGCTGCTGCTCGACGCGGTGCCCGGCATCGTGCTCCGGGTGTCGAACCACGTGCTCGACGGGTCGCTCGTGCACGCCGTCGGCCAGCCGTGGTTCCCGTCGCCGCTGCGCGACCAGCACCTGGCGGGCGACCTGCTGTGGTTCATCGCCGAGGTGGCCGACGTCCCGGTGCTCGTGATGCTGTTCGTGCGGTGGCAGCGGACGGACCGCCGCGAGGCTCGCTCGGTCGACGCCCTGTCCGACGAGGAGATGGCCGAGCTGACGCGGGCGCACCTGCAGCGCCGGGGGTGA